A genomic window from Pseudonocardia broussonetiae includes:
- a CDS encoding LysR family transcriptional regulator translates to MNLANLDLNLLVSLDHLLREQSVTRAAARMGLSQPALSTSLGRLRRHFDDELLTRVGNTYQLTPLAVALQRRTVLALAGVERVFASQAVFDPATSRRTFTVLASDYPMAVLGEHVGRILDATAPQVRLRFEHHNSTIIESAQHSLRDVDGLVLPHGFVTDVPHVDLHSDGWKILVSTTNTRVGEALTMEDLAELPWVFTYHAPSAFTPASRQLEMLGVEPRVQVVAETFLALPWLVTGTDRLALVQGHLADRLARTGEIRVLDCPFDALPITEALWWHPVHDADPEHRWLRSVFVEAGRRVAAQ, encoded by the coding sequence ATGAACCTCGCGAACCTGGACCTCAACCTGCTCGTCTCGCTCGACCACCTGCTGCGCGAGCAGAGCGTCACGCGCGCGGCGGCCCGGATGGGGCTGAGCCAGCCCGCGCTGTCGACGTCGCTGGGACGGCTGCGCCGCCACTTCGACGACGAGCTGCTCACCCGCGTCGGCAACACCTACCAGCTCACCCCGCTCGCGGTCGCGCTGCAGCGGCGCACGGTCCTGGCGCTGGCCGGGGTGGAGCGCGTCTTCGCCAGCCAGGCGGTGTTCGACCCGGCCACCTCGCGCCGCACGTTCACCGTCCTCGCCTCCGACTACCCGATGGCCGTGCTGGGCGAGCACGTCGGACGGATCCTCGACGCGACCGCGCCGCAGGTCCGGCTGCGCTTCGAGCACCACAACTCGACGATCATCGAGTCGGCCCAGCACAGCCTGCGCGACGTCGACGGGCTGGTGCTGCCGCACGGGTTCGTCACCGACGTGCCGCACGTCGACCTGCACTCCGACGGCTGGAAGATCCTGGTCTCGACGACGAACACCCGCGTCGGCGAGGCGCTGACGATGGAGGACCTCGCCGAGCTGCCGTGGGTCTTCACCTACCACGCGCCGTCGGCGTTCACGCCCGCGAGCCGCCAGCTGGAGATGCTCGGCGTCGAGCCGCGGGTGCAGGTCGTCGCGGAGACGTTCCTGGCCCTGCCCTGGCTGGTCACGGGCACGGACCGGCTCGCCCTCGTGCAGGGGCACCTGGCCGACCGGCTCGCGCGGACCGGCGAGATCCGCGTGCTGGACTGTCCGTTCGACGCCCTGCCGATCACCGAGGCCCTGTGGTGGCACCCGGTCCACGACGCCGACCCCGAGCACCGCTGGCTGCGGTCGGTGTTCGTCGAGGCCGGGCGCCGGGTCGCAGCTCAGTAG
- a CDS encoding nuclear transport factor 2 family protein, protein MTHPITDPAAALRWLVDRAHVSDLLVEFARALDVRDWDAYAATYTEDAVLEIGDLARLEGRAAIRAATASERGLGGYAGTWHGSSNHAVTVDGDTATSRSYLLGVHLLGGGSAHHADGAGWYDCALRRTADVDLAGGWRFTRVRITEVWHAGEPLPHVAPRP, encoded by the coding sequence ATGACGCACCCGATCACCGACCCCGCCGCCGCGCTGCGCTGGCTCGTCGACCGCGCGCACGTCTCCGACCTCCTGGTGGAGTTCGCCCGCGCGCTCGACGTCCGCGACTGGGACGCCTACGCCGCCACGTACACCGAGGACGCGGTCCTCGAGATCGGCGACCTCGCACGGCTGGAGGGCCGCGCCGCCATCCGGGCGGCGACGGCCTCGGAGCGGGGGCTCGGCGGCTACGCCGGCACCTGGCACGGGTCCTCCAACCACGCGGTCACGGTCGACGGGGACACGGCGACGAGCCGGTCCTACCTGCTCGGCGTGCACCTGCTGGGCGGCGGCTCGGCCCACCACGCCGACGGCGCCGGCTGGTACGACTGCGCGCTGCGCCGCACCGCCGACGTCGACCTGGCCGGGGGCTGGCGCTTCACGCGCGTCCGCATCACCGAGGTGTGGCACGCGGGCGAGCCGCTCCCCCACGTCGCCCCGCGCCCCTGA
- a CDS encoding MFS transporter, producing the protein MAEKTVPRRRSADPSGSRTAGTAQLVLLIAGSCMSVLGTVLLAPVLPQMAAEFADTPGVALLVPVALTVPALMIGLISPFAGVIADAVDRKRVLIAAMVLYSVFGTAPLYLDTLGAIVASRVGVGVCEAAIMTCCTTLIGDYWTGARRSRYLGLQTIVTALAATVFFAAGGALGATGWRTPFWLYAAAVVIAVPMVFALWSPARPAAVEGVRRRLEPVPWRALAGPVAVTFLGGIWFYALIVELSFVLSGLGVTDPAAIGAAAAAMSVATAVGAFVFSRTAGRGPRVLLPVEFALTAVGLLVVASSTALPLVVAGAVVTGFGTGMLLPTLLTWTMNRLAFAQRGRGTGIWTGSLFIGQFLCPVLIVAVTGVVGGLQPALAVLGVGAAVMAVATFLALRGTHEPLDADAVHA; encoded by the coding sequence ATGGCCGAGAAGACCGTCCCCCGCCGCCGCTCCGCCGACCCGTCCGGATCCCGCACCGCCGGCACCGCCCAGCTCGTCCTCCTGATCGCCGGGAGCTGCATGTCCGTGCTCGGCACGGTGCTGCTCGCGCCGGTGCTGCCGCAGATGGCCGCGGAGTTCGCGGACACCCCCGGCGTCGCGCTGCTGGTGCCCGTCGCCCTGACGGTGCCCGCGCTGATGATCGGCCTGATCTCCCCGTTCGCCGGGGTGATCGCCGACGCCGTCGACCGCAAGCGCGTGCTGATCGCCGCGATGGTCCTGTACTCGGTGTTCGGCACGGCGCCGCTCTACCTCGACACGCTCGGCGCGATCGTCGCCAGCCGGGTCGGGGTCGGCGTCTGCGAGGCCGCGATCATGACCTGCTGCACGACGCTGATCGGCGACTACTGGACCGGGGCGCGGCGCAGCCGCTACCTCGGGCTGCAGACGATCGTGACCGCGCTGGCGGCCACCGTGTTCTTCGCCGCGGGCGGCGCGCTCGGCGCCACCGGCTGGCGCACGCCGTTCTGGCTCTACGCGGCCGCCGTCGTCATCGCGGTGCCGATGGTGTTCGCGCTGTGGAGCCCGGCGCGGCCCGCGGCCGTCGAGGGGGTCCGCCGGCGCCTGGAGCCCGTGCCGTGGCGCGCGCTGGCGGGGCCGGTCGCCGTCACGTTCCTGGGCGGCATCTGGTTCTACGCGCTCATCGTCGAGCTGTCGTTCGTGCTGTCGGGTCTCGGCGTCACCGACCCCGCCGCGATCGGCGCCGCCGCCGCGGCCATGTCGGTGGCCACCGCGGTCGGGGCGTTCGTGTTCTCCCGCACCGCGGGCCGCGGCCCGCGGGTCCTGCTGCCCGTCGAGTTCGCGCTGACCGCGGTGGGCCTGCTCGTCGTCGCCTCCTCGACGGCGCTGCCGCTGGTGGTCGCGGGTGCGGTCGTCACCGGGTTCGGCACCGGGATGCTGCTGCCCACGCTGCTGACCTGGACGATGAACCGGCTGGCGTTCGCCCAGCGCGGGCGCGGCACCGGCATCTGGACCGGGTCGCTGTTCATCGGCCAGTTCCTGTGCCCGGTGCTGATCGTGGCCGTGACCGGTGTGGTCGGCGGGCTGCAGCCGGCGCTGGCGGTGCTCGGCGTCGGGGCCGCGGTGATGGCGGTGGCGACGTTCCTGGCGCTGCGCGGCACGCACGAGCCCCTCGACGCCGACGCCGTCCACGCCTGA
- a CDS encoding SIMPL domain-containing protein, whose translation MKHALTLAAVALALAGCAAPAAATGPAAAPPGISARGVGTVTGTPDTVTVVLGVATNGSAAAAALEDNNTRAAALIEVLRGSGVAAEDLRTSGLSIYPTYADGGTISGYEVSNQVTAVLRDLAGAGALIDAAARAAGDAVRVQQIGFSLDDDAEQRAAARADAVRRAEAQIAEMAQAAGTSPGGLLSITEIPVEPGPQPFAAADGAAAQESAVPLLPGTRDVTVVVEVVRAIG comes from the coding sequence ATGAAGCACGCACTCACCCTCGCCGCGGTCGCCCTCGCCCTCGCCGGCTGCGCCGCTCCCGCCGCGGCGACCGGCCCGGCCGCCGCCCCGCCCGGCATCTCGGCCCGCGGCGTCGGGACGGTGACCGGCACGCCCGACACCGTGACGGTGGTGCTCGGCGTCGCGACGAACGGCTCTGCCGCCGCGGCCGCGCTGGAGGACAACAACACCCGGGCCGCCGCGCTGATCGAGGTGCTGCGCGGGAGCGGGGTGGCGGCCGAGGACCTGCGCACCAGCGGCCTGTCGATCTACCCGACCTACGCCGACGGCGGCACGATCAGCGGCTACGAGGTGAGCAACCAGGTCACGGCGGTGCTGCGCGACCTCGCCGGCGCGGGCGCCCTGATCGACGCGGCGGCGCGGGCGGCCGGCGACGCCGTGCGCGTGCAGCAGATCGGCTTCTCCCTCGACGACGACGCCGAGCAGCGCGCGGCCGCCCGCGCCGACGCGGTGCGCCGGGCCGAGGCCCAGATCGCGGAGATGGCGCAGGCCGCGGGCACGTCCCCCGGCGGGCTGCTCTCGATCACCGAGATCCCGGTCGAGCCCGGGCCGCAGCCCTTCGCCGCGGCCGACGGGGCGGCCGCCCAGGAGTCGGCGGTGCCGCTGCTGCCCGGGACCCGGGACGTCACGGTCGTCGTGGAGGTGGTGCGCGCCATCGGCTGA
- a CDS encoding YibE/F family protein, whose amino-acid sequence MSSPRHGPRHRSSGATRTGPHRAQPGAHGHGHGHGHGPPPGADRRVRLAIAALLVPAALATLVGIVLLFPYQPAQPLEGAAAVPRVPGTVTATAQSDCSPGEGDRGCAALTVRLDGGPAAGSSIVTLVSVVRGVAPFTTGDAVQLSLDGDPGDPGSYQVVDFQRGVPLLVLALLFAAAVVALGRFRGVAALGSLVLTGVVLAGFVLPAILAGRDPLLVAVVGCTAIMFCTLYLTHGVSARTSTAVLGTFGSLVLIGVLGVAFAAAARLTGADEDTASLANSLGTAVDGRGLVLAGLMIGALGALDDVTVTQTSAVWELRAADPTLRPAALFTSAMRIGRDHVASAVNTLVLAYAGAALPLLLLFSVAERGLASTLTSQVIATEIVRTLVGSIGLVASVPLTTALAVAVSTRGRLTADTGNVRAVDPRTADAR is encoded by the coding sequence ATGAGCTCCCCCCGGCACGGGCCCCGCCACCGCAGCAGCGGCGCCACCCGCACCGGCCCGCACCGGGCGCAGCCCGGGGCGCACGGGCACGGCCACGGGCACGGCCACGGACCGCCGCCGGGCGCCGACCGCCGCGTCCGCCTGGCCATCGCCGCGCTCCTCGTCCCGGCCGCGCTCGCCACGCTCGTGGGGATCGTCCTGCTGTTCCCCTACCAGCCGGCGCAGCCGCTCGAGGGCGCCGCGGCCGTGCCGCGCGTGCCCGGCACCGTCACGGCCACCGCGCAGAGCGACTGCTCCCCCGGCGAGGGCGACCGCGGCTGCGCGGCGCTCACCGTGCGCCTGGACGGCGGCCCGGCGGCGGGGTCGAGCATCGTCACGCTCGTGTCGGTCGTGCGCGGGGTCGCCCCGTTCACCACCGGCGACGCCGTCCAGCTCTCCCTCGACGGCGACCCGGGCGACCCCGGGTCCTACCAGGTCGTCGACTTCCAGCGCGGCGTCCCGCTGCTCGTGCTGGCGCTGCTGTTCGCGGCGGCCGTCGTGGCGCTGGGCCGGTTCCGCGGGGTCGCGGCGCTGGGCTCGCTGGTGCTCACCGGGGTCGTGCTCGCCGGGTTCGTGCTGCCCGCGATCCTGGCCGGGCGCGACCCGCTGCTCGTCGCGGTCGTCGGCTGCACGGCGATCATGTTCTGCACGCTCTACCTCACCCACGGCGTCTCCGCGCGCACCTCGACCGCCGTGCTCGGGACGTTCGGCAGCCTCGTGCTCATCGGCGTGCTCGGCGTCGCGTTCGCCGCCGCGGCCCGGCTCACCGGCGCCGACGAGGACACCGCGAGCCTGGCCAACAGCCTCGGCACCGCCGTCGACGGGCGCGGCCTCGTGCTGGCCGGGCTGATGATCGGCGCGCTGGGCGCGCTCGACGACGTCACCGTCACCCAGACCAGCGCCGTCTGGGAGCTGCGCGCCGCCGACCCGACCCTGCGCCCGGCCGCCCTGTTCACGTCGGCCATGCGGATCGGGCGCGACCACGTGGCGTCGGCGGTCAACACGCTCGTCCTCGCCTACGCCGGCGCCGCGCTGCCCCTGCTGCTGCTGTTCAGCGTGGCCGAGCGGGGGCTGGCGAGCACGCTGACCAGCCAGGTCATCGCCACCGAGATCGTCCGGACGCTGGTGGGCAGCATCGGGCTCGTCGCGTCGGTCCCGCTGACGACGGCGCTGGCCGTGGCCGTGTCCACGCGCGGGCGCCTGACCGCGGACACCGGGAACGTCCGGGCCGTCGACCCCCGAACCGCGGACGCCCGGTGA
- a CDS encoding class II aldolase/adducin family protein: MSARAAVVDLCRGMVARGLVVGTAGNVSVREGDTIAVSPSGVDYASLTPAMVGLHALDGTALDAPLRPTSELALHVLLHTRDGARDGEVVLHTHAAASTALSTVVDEVPLTHYYAAFFGGAVRVAPYATFGTPELAVHVLAAMAGRTAALMANHGAVLVAPAVEGALDRAGYLEYVCDVALRALGTGLPPRTLDDAEIARVARALGTHGQPR, encoded by the coding sequence GTGAGCGCCCGCGCCGCCGTCGTCGACCTGTGCCGGGGGATGGTCGCGCGCGGGCTCGTCGTCGGCACCGCGGGCAACGTCTCGGTGCGCGAGGGCGACACGATCGCGGTGTCCCCCTCGGGCGTCGACTACGCGTCGCTGACGCCGGCGATGGTCGGCCTGCACGCCCTCGACGGCACCGCGCTCGACGCCCCGCTGCGCCCCACCTCCGAGCTCGCGCTGCACGTCCTGCTGCACACCCGCGACGGCGCGCGCGACGGCGAGGTCGTGCTGCACACGCACGCCGCGGCGTCGACGGCGCTGTCGACCGTCGTCGACGAGGTGCCGCTGACGCACTACTACGCCGCGTTCTTCGGCGGCGCCGTGCGCGTGGCCCCGTACGCGACGTTCGGGACGCCCGAGCTCGCCGTGCACGTGCTGGCCGCGATGGCCGGTCGCACCGCCGCGCTGATGGCCAACCACGGCGCCGTGCTCGTCGCCCCGGCCGTGGAGGGGGCGCTGGACCGGGCCGGGTACCTGGAGTACGTGTGCGACGTCGCGCTGCGCGCGCTGGGCACCGGGCTGCCGCCCCGGACCCTGGACGACGCGGAGATCGCGCGCGTGGCCCGGGCCCTCGGCACGCACGGGCAGCCGCGCTGA